A genome region from Glycine max cultivar Williams 82 chromosome 5, Glycine_max_v4.0, whole genome shotgun sequence includes the following:
- the LOC100814349 gene encoding serine/threonine protein phosphatase 2A 57 kDa regulatory subunit B' kappa isoform, producing MIKQILSKLPKKVPKSDSSDSARSDSSNTTTFGNVFQCTNVGSTISSKLNVVKRVSSVVFPASMSAGVEAVDPGLSFKDVSNTQKQSLFISKLNLCCKLYDMSDPDKNTAEQDLKRQTLLELVDFVSSGSVKFTEPAIAALCKMCATNLFRVFPPKFRTSTSGGETEDEEPMFDPAWSHLQVVYDLLLQFINYNSLDVKLAKAHVDHAFVLRLLDLFDSEDPRERDCLKTILHRIYGKFMVHRPFIRKSVSNIIYRFVFETERHNGIAELLEIFGSVISGFALPLKEEHKIFLWRALIPLHKPKSVGIYHQQLTYCVVQFVDKDQRLASSVIKGLLKFWPVTNSQKELMFISELEEILEMASMAEFQKIMVPLFRRMACCLNSSHYQVAERAHLLWNNEHILNLITQNRQVILPLVFSALVHNARSHWNQAVLNLTQNIRKMLSQMDEELVVACQRRIEEEDSSASAAAERRRVTWERIEAAAAAASTSCVQSSSVGGGGDVLVPVKSATCSVAC from the exons ATGATAAAGCAAATTCTTAGCAAATTGCCAAAGAAGGTGCCAAAATCTGACTCGTCAGATTCTGCAAGGAGTGATTCTAGTAATACAACTACTTTTGGGAATGTTTTTCAGTGTACAAATGTTGGAAGTACCATTTCAAGCAAATTAAATGTTGTGAAGCGGGTATCTTCTGTTGTTTTCCCTGCAAGCATGAGTGCTGGAGTGGAAGCAGTTGACCCAGGTCTGTCCTTCAAAGATGTTTCAAATACACAGAAGCAAAGCCTGTTCATTAGTAAGTTGAATCTTTGCTGCAAACTTTATGACATGAGTGATCCTGATAAGAACACTGCAGAGCAAGATCTCAAACGACAAACGTTGTTGGAActtgttgattttgtttcttctgGATCTGTTAAGTTCACAGAACCAGCAATCGCCGCATTGTGTAAAATGTGTGCAACTAATTTGTTCAGGGTTTTCCCACCAAAGTTTCGAACAAGTACTAGTGGTGGAGAAACAGAAGATGAAGAACCTATGTTTGATCCTGCCTGGTCTCACCTACAAGTTGTTTATGATCTACTCCTTCAATTCATCAATTATAACTCTCTTGATGTGAAGCTGGCAAAAGCACATGTAGATCATGCTTTTGTTCTAAGATTACTTGATCTTTTTGATTCAGAGGACCCTAGAGAAAGAGATTGCTTGAAAACAATTCTGCATAGAATCTATGGGAAGTTCATGGTTCATAGGCCTTTCATACGGAAATCTGTTAGCAACATCATCTACCGGTTTGTTTTTGAGACTGAGCGGCATAACGGAATCGCTGAGCTGTTGGAGATTTTTGGGAGTGTCATTAGTGGGTTTGCCTTGCCATTGAAGGAAGAGCACAAGATATTTTTGTGGAGGGCTCTAATTCCTTTGCACAAACCAAAATCTGTTGGTATTTATCACCAGCAGTTAACATATTGTGTTGTACAGTTCGTTGACAAGGATCAAAGACTGGCTAGCTCTGTGATAAAGGGACTATTGAAGTTCTGGCCAGTGACAAATAGCCAAAAGGAGCTCATGTTCATTAGTGAGTTGGAAGAGATTTTGGAAATGGCTAGCATGGCTGAGTTTCAGAAGATCATGGTCCCACTGTTCCGACGAATGGCTTGCTGCCTCAATAGTTCTCATTATCAG GTGGCTGAAAGAGCACATTTGCTATGGAACAATGAGCACATTCTGAACCTGATAACGCAAAACAGACAGGTGATTCTGCCTCTGGTGTTCTCAGCACTTGTACATAATGCTCGAAGTCATTGGAACCAAGCAGTGCTGAACCTGACTCAGAACATAAGGAAGATGCTGTCTCAGATGGATGAAGAGCTGGTAGTTGCATGCCAACGCAGGATTGAGGAGGAAGATTCTAGTGCAAGTGCTGCAGCTGAGAGGAGAAGAGTAACATGGGAACGCATAgaagctgctgctgctgctgcaagTACTAGTTGTGTCCAATCTTCTTCTGTAGGTGGAGGTGGAGATGTTTTAGTCCCAGTAAAATCTGCTACATGCTCAGTGGCATGCTAA
- the FAT1 gene encoding acyl-ACP thioesterase produces MVATAATSSFFPVTSPSPDSGGAGSKLGGGPANLGGLKSKSASSGGLKAKAQAPSKINGTTVVTSKESFKHDDDLPSPPPRTFINQLPDWSMLLAAITTIFLAAEKQWMMLDWKPRRPDMLIDPFGIGKIVQDGLVFRENFSIRSYEIGADRTASIETVMNHLQETALNHVKSAGLLGDGFGSTPEMCKKNLIWVVTRMQVVVERYPTWGDIVQVDTWVSGSGKNGMRRDWLLRDCKTGEILTRASSVWVMMNKLTRRLSKIPEEVRQEIGSYFVDSDPILEEDNRKLTKLDDNTADYIRTGLSPRWSDLDINQHVNNVKYIGWILESAPQPILESHELSSMTLEYRRECGRDSVLDSLTAVSGADMGNLAHSGHVECKHLLRLENGAEIVRGRTEWRPKPVNNFGVVNQVPAEST; encoded by the exons ATGGTGGCAACAGCTGCTACTTCATCATTTTTCCCTGTTACTTCACCCTCGCCGGACTCTGGTGGAGCAGGCAGCAAACTTGGTGGTGGGCCTGCAAACCTTGGAGGACTAAAATCCAAATCTGCGTCTTCTGGTGGCTTGAAGGCAAAGGCGCAAGCCCCTTCGAAAATTAATGGAACCACAGTTGTTACATCTAAAGAAAGCTTCAAGCATGATGATGATCTACCTTCGCCTCCCCCCAGAACTTTTATCAACCAGTTGCCTGATTGGAGCATGCTTCTTGCTGCTATCACAACAATTTTCTTGGCCGCTGAAAAGCAGTGGATGATGCTTGATTGGAAGCCACGGCGACCTGACATGCTTATTGACCCCTTTGGGATAGGAAAAATTGTTCAGGATGGTCTTGTGTTCCGTGAAAACTTTTCTATTAGATCATATGAGATTGGTGCTGATCGTACCGCATCTATAGAAACAGTAATGAACCATTTGCAA GAAACTGCACTTAATCATGTTAAAAGTGCTGGGCTTCTTGGTGATGGCTTTGGTTCCACGCCAGAAATGTGCAAAAAGAACTTGATATGGGTGGTTACTCGGATGCAGGTTGTGGTGGAACGCTATCCTACATG GGGTGACATAGTTCAAGTGGACACTTGGGTTTCTGGATCAGGGAAGAATGGTATGCGCCGTGATTGGCTTTTACGTGACTGCAAAACTGGTGAAATCTTGACAAGAGCTTCCAG TGTTTGGGTCATGATGAATAAGCTAACACGGAGGCTGTCTAAAATTCCAGAAGAAGTCAGACAGGAGATAGGATCTTATTTTGTGGATTCTGATCCAATTCTGGAAGAGGATAACAGAAAACTGACTAAACTTGACGACAACACAGCGGATTATATTCGTACCGGTTTAAGT CCTAGGTGGAGTGATCTAGATATCAATCAGCATGTCAACAATGTGAAGTACATTGGCTGGATTCTGGAG AGTGCTCCACAGCCAATCTTGGAGAGTCATGAGCTTTCTTCCATGACTTTAGAGTATAGGAGAGAGTGTGGTAGGGACAGTGTGCTGGATTCCCTGACTGCTGTATCTGGGGCCGACATGGGCAATCTAGCTCACAGCGGGCATGTTGAGTGCAAGCATTTGCTTCGACTGGAAAATGGTGCTGAGATTGTGAGGGGCAGGACTGAGTGGAGGCCCAAACCTGTGAACAACTTTGGTGTTGTGAACCAGGTTCCAGCAGAAAGCACCTAA